In the genome of Bacteroidales bacterium, one region contains:
- the fdrA gene encoding acyl-CoA synthetase FdrA has product MIKGIIKKGVYFDSVTLMIVSKDLNKIKGVSDSSVVMGTNENKSILKMADLYLKIFNDADDTDMLISIDADNDEAFNNAIKFIEDELKAIRNSSDDTSDFAPKSFESALKLMPEANLSLISVAGKYAVAEANKALGANINVMLFSDNISVEDELKMKQKAVEKGLLMMGPDCGTAIINGIPLAFANVCNKGNIGIVAASGTGLQEVSSIITNLGGGISQAIGTGGRDVKKEIGGIMFIEALKALEKDEQTKVITLISKPPHPEVLDKIASEIKQLKKPVVAIFIGADVKTIAASGAIPAVNLEQAAVISVAISENKDYKEALNKLNARQEKNKTLAKELAKNNSGKYIRGLYSGGTLCDEAQLLLKDTLGFTYSNTPLSADYQLSDIWKSKEHTIIDLGEDEFTAGRPHPMIDFSLRNRRVVDEAEDKETAVLLLDVVLGYGSNLNPEAELAPAFEKAKKTNPNLTIICSVTGTDEDPQNRAKVKQTLENTGAIVMNTNVEAVELAESIVSLLQ; this is encoded by the coding sequence ATGATAAAAGGAATAATAAAAAAAGGAGTATATTTTGATTCCGTAACACTAATGATTGTTTCCAAAGACTTGAATAAAATTAAAGGAGTTTCTGACTCATCAGTTGTTATGGGAACAAACGAAAACAAGTCTATTCTTAAAATGGCTGATTTATACCTAAAGATATTTAATGATGCCGACGATACAGACATGTTAATTTCAATTGATGCTGATAATGATGAAGCATTTAACAATGCAATTAAATTTATTGAAGATGAATTAAAAGCAATTAGAAATTCATCTGACGACACTTCTGATTTTGCACCGAAAAGTTTTGAGAGTGCCTTAAAATTAATGCCCGAAGCAAATCTTTCATTAATTTCGGTTGCAGGGAAATATGCTGTTGCAGAAGCAAATAAAGCATTAGGTGCAAACATTAACGTCATGCTTTTTTCAGATAATATTTCGGTTGAAGATGAGCTGAAGATGAAGCAAAAAGCCGTTGAAAAAGGTTTACTGATGATGGGACCCGATTGCGGAACAGCCATAATTAACGGTATTCCGTTGGCATTTGCAAATGTTTGCAACAAAGGTAACATCGGTATTGTTGCAGCATCAGGAACAGGTTTGCAGGAAGTCAGTTCAATCATTACAAATTTGGGCGGCGGAATTTCCCAAGCAATAGGAACAGGCGGCAGAGACGTGAAAAAAGAAATCGGCGGAATCATGTTTATCGAAGCTCTTAAAGCACTCGAAAAAGATGAACAAACAAAAGTAATTACATTAATTTCAAAACCCCCGCACCCGGAAGTTCTTGATAAAATTGCTTCTGAAATTAAACAATTAAAAAAGCCTGTTGTTGCAATATTTATCGGAGCAGATGTAAAAACAATTGCTGCATCCGGAGCAATTCCTGCCGTAAATCTTGAACAAGCTGCTGTTATTTCAGTTGCTATTTCCGAAAACAAAGATTACAAAGAAGCATTAAACAAGCTGAATGCACGACAAGAAAAAAATAAAACTCTCGCAAAAGAGCTTGCAAAAAACAATAGCGGCAAATATATCAGAGGTTTGTACAGCGGCGGAACTTTATGCGATGAAGCACAACTTCTTTTAAAAGACACACTCGGTTTTACATACAGCAATACTCCGTTAAGCGCTGATTATCAACTTTCTGACATTTGGAAAAGCAAAGAACACACAATTATTGATTTAGGTGAAGATGAATTTACAGCCGGTCGTCCGCATCCGATGATTGATTTTTCATTACGAAACAGAAGAGTTGTAGATGAAGCAGAAGATAAGGAAACCGCTGTATTATTATTAGATGTCGTTTTAGGTTACGGCTCAAATTTAAATCCGGAAGCAGAACTGGCACCTGCATTTGAAAAAGCAAAAAAGACAAACCCGAATTTGACAATTATTTGTTCCGTTACAGGCACAGACGAGGATCCTCAAAATAGAGCAAAAGTGAAACAAACTCTGGAAAATACAGGAGCAATTGTTATGAATACAAATGTAGAAGCTGTGGAACTTGCGGAAAGTATAGTATCACTGTTACAATAA
- a CDS encoding DUF1116 domain-containing protein, which yields MAINDIFNKDLKVINTGIESFKENIEHAGAKAVHVDWKPPVDIDPKVWETINAKEGIINAANEKALEIILNGKPNLIGMDLAKNVIPGMKPNLILHSGPPIKWERMCGPTRGAIIGALIYEGMAKTPEEAEKLAASDKIEYAPCHEHDTVGPMAGIVSASMPVFIIKNEEYGNQAYCTQNEGLGKVLRYGAFSKEVITRLKWMDDVMYPILKKAIESLKKIDLKNIIAQALHMGDEVHNRNRAGTSLFYRTIAPAIIKTSDDKQNMADVLDFINGNDHFFLNLSMPAAKATLDAAMNIPNSSVVLALSRNGTDFGIRLAGTGEKWFTGKAPLPDALFFPGFTKEDANPDIGDSAITETVGLGGFAIAASPAIVQFVGGSAQDAVNYTLAMYEISVGENNIYQIPYLNFRGTPTGIDVRKVISKNLTPFIDTGVAHKDPGVGQVGAGVLSAPIEPFKNAIVGFANKLK from the coding sequence ATGGCAATAAACGATATATTTAATAAAGACCTGAAAGTTATAAACACAGGCATAGAAAGTTTTAAAGAAAACATTGAGCACGCAGGAGCGAAAGCTGTCCATGTGGATTGGAAACCGCCCGTTGATATTGACCCGAAAGTTTGGGAAACGATTAATGCAAAAGAAGGTATTATTAATGCAGCGAATGAAAAAGCATTAGAAATTATCCTTAACGGAAAACCGAATTTAATCGGTATGGATTTAGCAAAAAATGTAATTCCCGGTATGAAACCGAATTTAATTTTGCATTCAGGACCACCGATTAAATGGGAAAGAATGTGCGGACCCACAAGAGGTGCAATTATCGGAGCATTAATTTATGAAGGAATGGCAAAAACACCGGAAGAAGCTGAAAAATTGGCTGCTTCCGATAAAATAGAATATGCTCCTTGTCATGAACATGATACCGTAGGACCGATGGCAGGAATTGTATCAGCATCAATGCCGGTTTTTATAATAAAAAATGAGGAATACGGCAACCAAGCATATTGCACTCAAAATGAAGGACTCGGCAAGGTTTTGCGTTACGGAGCTTTCAGTAAAGAAGTTATCACACGCTTAAAATGGATGGATGATGTGATGTATCCGATTTTGAAAAAGGCAATTGAAAGCCTAAAAAAAATTGATTTAAAAAACATTATCGCACAAGCATTGCACATGGGCGACGAAGTTCATAACAGAAACAGAGCAGGAACTTCATTGTTTTACAGAACAATTGCTCCGGCAATTATTAAAACTTCCGATGATAAACAAAACATGGCAGATGTGCTTGATTTCATTAACGGAAATGACCATTTCTTTTTAAATTTATCAATGCCCGCAGCAAAAGCAACTTTGGATGCTGCAATGAATATCCCGAATAGTTCGGTTGTATTGGCTTTATCCAGAAACGGAACTGATTTTGGCATCAGACTTGCCGGAACAGGCGAAAAATGGTTCACCGGGAAAGCTCCTTTACCTGATGCATTATTTTTCCCCGGATTTACAAAAGAAGATGCCAATCCGGATATCGGCGACAGTGCAATTACTGAAACCGTAGGTTTGGGAGGTTTTGCAATAGCTGCATCACCTGCAATTGTACAATTTGTAGGTGGCTCTGCACAAGATGCAGTAAATTACACACTTGCCATGTATGAAATTTCTGTCGGAGAAAATAACATCTATCAAATCCCATATTTAAATTTCAGAGGTACACCGACAGGTATTGATGTCAGAAAAGTTATATCAAAAAACCTAACACCATTTATTGATACCGGAGTTGCACACAAAGACCCGGGAGTCGGACAAGTTGGAGCAGGTGTTTTATCTGCACCGATTGAACCATTTAAAAATGCGATTGTCGGTTTTGCAAATAAGTTAAAATAA
- a CDS encoding SAM-dependent methyltransferase: MTQQANNIFQEKLEFTFDNQEFVKLILSKKRNKNSDLKKVTIKLSKIKEDLKLSFNYTHNTNDKTKNFEIEEGISKIQELLDTEFYNADLFTTKETIQLFTNKKNNSKIKTTEPTFTTIPNLSHDKIKKKRILLENNLYLQELGITTKNFKIKKDMHDKYRQINKYLEIIESLLDSLKEKKELKIVDMGSGKGYLTFALYDFLKNSLNLQPKISGVEFREELVKKSNQLADKAGFKNLNFKQGTIKQTEIGKIDILIALHACDTATDEAIYKGIKSNADLIIVAPCCQKQIRKQFNVQNEMASIVKHGILKEQQAVIITDGLRALILEAFGYKAKVFEFISTEHTPKNTMVVGTKHNNKIHKNEILEKINAIKDLFGIEYHHLEKLLKI; encoded by the coding sequence ATGACTCAACAAGCCAATAACATATTCCAAGAAAAGTTAGAATTTACATTTGACAACCAAGAGTTTGTTAAACTAATTTTAAGTAAAAAAAGGAATAAGAATTCTGATTTAAAGAAAGTCACAATTAAACTTTCTAAAATTAAAGAGGATTTAAAATTATCATTCAATTATACACATAACACAAATGATAAAACTAAAAACTTTGAGATTGAAGAAGGAATTTCAAAGATTCAAGAGTTATTAGATACCGAATTTTATAATGCCGATTTATTTACAACAAAAGAAACAATTCAACTATTTACTAACAAGAAAAACAATTCAAAAATAAAAACAACAGAACCTACTTTCACAACTATACCTAATTTGAGTCATGACAAAATAAAGAAAAAAAGAATTTTATTAGAAAACAATCTTTATTTACAAGAACTCGGCATTACAACAAAAAATTTCAAGATAAAAAAAGATATGCACGACAAATATCGTCAAATCAATAAATATCTTGAAATCATTGAAAGTTTGTTGGATTCATTAAAAGAAAAAAAAGAATTAAAAATTGTTGATATGGGTTCCGGTAAAGGATATTTAACCTTTGCATTATATGATTTTTTAAAAAATAGTTTAAATTTACAACCCAAAATTTCAGGTGTAGAATTCAGGGAGGAATTAGTTAAGAAATCTAATCAGCTTGCAGATAAAGCAGGGTTTAAGAATCTGAATTTCAAACAGGGAACCATAAAACAAACCGAAATTGGTAAAATTGACATATTAATTGCACTTCACGCTTGCGATACTGCAACAGACGAAGCAATTTATAAAGGAATTAAGTCAAATGCAGATCTAATAATTGTTGCACCTTGTTGTCAAAAACAAATACGTAAACAATTTAATGTTCAGAATGAAATGGCATCAATCGTAAAACACGGAATTTTAAAAGAACAGCAAGCAGTTATTATTACGGATGGGTTAAGAGCATTGATATTAGAAGCATTCGGTTATAAAGCCAAAGTATTTGAATTTATCTCAACCGAACACACACCGAAAAACACAATGGTAGTCGGAACAAAACATAACAATAAAATACATAAAAACGAAATATTAGAAAAAATAAATGCAATAAAAGATCTTTTCGGGATTGAATATCATCATCTTGAAAAACTGTTAAAAATATGA
- a CDS encoding cyclase family protein has translation MKAEDVLKFMSSAKIYDLTQRLSIHTPPWPSYMPLQLQYFKRIAGAHMGQGANGQIIKSSNHVGTHIDGEIHFFSSGKTIGDTPLDFFMGQAAVADISDLVSDFSLYTPEMIMSKVEVKKGDILIINTGYNRFGWDQPESDELRYFVNHPGPSPEFHKWALEMEIKWIGVDAGSADHPMNTIIRDWHPKAFEKAEAKLIKDYGKTWDEMFPLDEYYQVMHLNLFPKGLIHAENLGGEINKVSNKRVWIGLFPLKGIEMESSMCRVIAIDGDE, from the coding sequence ATGAAAGCAGAAGACGTATTAAAATTTATGAGTAGTGCAAAAATCTACGATTTAACACAAAGATTAAGTATTCACACACCACCATGGCCAAGTTATATGCCCTTGCAATTGCAATATTTCAAAAGAATTGCCGGTGCTCACATGGGACAAGGTGCTAACGGTCAGATTATTAAATCAAGCAACCATGTCGGAACACATATCGACGGTGAAATTCACTTTTTTTCAAGCGGAAAAACTATCGGCGATACACCTCTTGATTTCTTCATGGGACAAGCCGCTGTTGCGGACATTTCTGATTTAGTTTCAGATTTCAGCCTTTACACACCGGAAATGATTATGAGTAAAGTTGAAGTTAAAAAAGGAGATATTTTGATAATCAATACAGGCTACAACAGATTCGGGTGGGATCAACCTGAAAGCGATGAGCTTCGTTATTTTGTAAATCATCCCGGACCGTCACCCGAATTTCATAAATGGGCATTGGAAATGGAAATTAAATGGATTGGTGTTGATGCCGGAAGTGCAGATCATCCGATGAATACAATTATCAGAGATTGGCATCCGAAAGCATTCGAAAAAGCAGAAGCAAAACTAATAAAAGATTATGGTAAAACTTGGGACGAAATGTTCCCTCTTGATGAGTATTATCAAGTTATGCACTTAAATTTATTCCCGAAAGGTTTAATTCATGCAGAAAACCTCGGAGGAGAGATAAACAAAGTCAGTAATAAACGTGTTTGGATCGGTTTATTCCCCTTAAAAGGAATTGAAATGGAATCCTCAATGTGCCGTGTTATTGCTATTGACGGAGACGAATAA
- a CDS encoding xanthine dehydrogenase family protein subunit M codes for MPISHEFEYFKPKNIEEAVKLLGKNPENTKIIAGGTDLTVHIKEDVIAPDILIDIKAIPEFKDISFKNNILSLGANVTFSEIEENELIKNNFRVLWEAASTVASIGVRNRATLAGNICSAVPSLDSAPALFLYDAEIYVKSAENKRIIPIEDWFTEPKKPSLRNDEILTKIVLKFPETKSASCYKKLGRYKGEDLAQVGMGVLALENKQYKIAVCAVGPVPKTAKKTEAFLNGKELTEENIKQAQDILTTEISPITDIRATKEYRTHIAKVMLERGLKESVALLEGQKVKSDPIL; via the coding sequence ATGCCTATATCACACGAATTTGAATATTTTAAACCAAAAAACATAGAGGAGGCAGTTAAACTGTTAGGCAAAAATCCTGAAAATACAAAAATAATAGCAGGAGGAACAGATTTAACGGTACATATTAAAGAAGATGTTATTGCACCGGATATTCTTATTGACATAAAGGCAATTCCGGAATTTAAGGATATTTCTTTTAAAAATAATATTTTGTCGCTCGGAGCAAACGTAACTTTTTCTGAAATTGAAGAAAATGAACTTATAAAAAATAATTTCAGAGTTCTTTGGGAAGCTGCATCAACAGTTGCATCAATCGGTGTTCGTAACAGAGCAACTTTGGCGGGAAACATTTGTTCGGCGGTTCCTTCTTTGGATTCTGCACCGGCACTATTTCTTTATGATGCTGAAATATATGTTAAAAGTGCTGAAAATAAACGAATTATTCCAATTGAAGATTGGTTTACGGAACCTAAAAAACCTTCATTGAGAAATGATGAAATTCTTACAAAAATTGTTTTAAAATTTCCTGAAACGAAATCTGCAAGTTGCTATAAAAAACTTGGGAGATATAAAGGAGAAGATTTAGCACAAGTAGGCATGGGAGTTTTAGCATTAGAAAATAAGCAATACAAAATTGCCGTTTGTGCCGTAGGACCGGTTCCGAAAACAGCTAAAAAAACAGAAGCGTTTCTGAACGGAAAAGAATTAACAGAAGAAAATATCAAGCAAGCACAAGATATACTTACAACTGAAATTTCTCCGATAACAGATATAAGAGCAACAAAAGAATACAGAACACATATTGCAAAAGTAATGTTAGAAAGAGGATTAAAAGAAAGTGTAGCTTTACTGGAAGGTCAAAAAGTTAAATCTGATCCGATACTGTAA
- a CDS encoding (2Fe-2S)-binding protein: protein MKKISINLNGEVRYIYVEPNDVLLDVLRDKLGIKSPKSGCERGDCGACAVLIDGKSVRSCLVLAIEVDGQEITTIEGLSKNGLTPLQESFIEHNAFQCGFCAPGVTISATELLNKNPQPNREEIQEAIAGNLCRCTGYESIIEAIEKIAKK, encoded by the coding sequence ATGAAAAAAATATCTATAAATTTAAACGGAGAGGTTCGTTATATTTATGTAGAGCCTAATGACGTTTTACTCGACGTTTTACGAGATAAATTGGGAATTAAAAGCCCGAAATCCGGCTGTGAAAGAGGAGATTGCGGAGCATGTGCTGTATTAATCGACGGCAAAAGCGTACGTTCTTGCCTGGTTCTTGCCATTGAAGTTGACGGACAAGAAATCACAACCATTGAAGGCTTATCAAAAAACGGGTTAACACCCTTGCAAGAATCATTTATAGAGCATAATGCTTTTCAATGCGGCTTCTGTGCTCCCGGTGTAACAATTTCCGCAACCGAATTATTGAATAAAAATCCGCAACCGAACAGAGAAGAAATTCAAGAAGCCATAGCCGGAAACTTATGCAGATGTACCGGTTACGAATCAATTATTGAGGCAATTGAAAAAATTGCAAAAAAATAA
- a CDS encoding xanthine dehydrogenase family protein molybdopterin-binding subunit translates to MKEYKYIGKPEIRIDGKEKVSGAAIYTDDINFGPDLLYAFIVESPYAHAMINSIDTSEAEKHPEVLAVVTGKDFPYKFGLYMQDRFIFAQDRVRFIGEQVAAVVARNPKAAKKAAKLVKVDYTEIPAVIDQMEAIKEGSDLLHEDLENYDHVPWFFPKPKTNIAHWRKIRKGETQKGFDEADYILEDTYDVPRYAHCAIEYHAATGLYDKSGRLTIWASSQSPHTQRHLFAEALKPLGFTHKDVRVIAPHVGGGFGSKAGVTMEILAAAIATKVQGHPVRIMWSREQEFYNTYQRLGVKTFLKIGVKKNGRITALDHKIYWDAGAYVEYGANVVNAVGLSAIGPYNIQNASIDSVCVYTNLPPGGAYRGFGYSEFLFGLESHMTRIAKHLGIDTIEIRRVNAIREGDKTAYGANMNPNGLLKAIDAVEKEIEWHKEYKSSDPNKVIGKGFSLLWKAPAMPPNASSSCFLKFNEDASINLLVSGMDIGQGYLTVMAQIAAEVLGVPPSKIRTENPDTDRNPYEWQTVASHITWGSGNAVKKAALNAREQIFDLVVRTKHLPKDSLYLEDEKVKCTQNPNFELPLREFVIAGIQMSDGTFKGGPILGKGTFLPEFSTAKSNPETGQGGHPNVHYTTGAAAMLLEIDKQTGKMKVLKAVEAIDAGKALNPDLVKGQIIGGLVQGLATVLYEDMRYGDKGKLLNPNFTDYKIPTAKDIPEKIVPIIIEVPQPDGPFGARGVGEHTMLPAAPMVANAVADALDVRIKSMPVTAEKIVLAYLEKKNNRMLK, encoded by the coding sequence ATGAAAGAATACAAATACATAGGAAAACCCGAAATCCGTATAGACGGAAAAGAAAAAGTATCAGGAGCAGCAATTTATACAGACGATATTAATTTCGGACCCGATTTATTATATGCCTTTATTGTTGAAAGCCCGTATGCTCATGCAATGATAAACAGCATTGATACTTCCGAAGCCGAAAAACATCCCGAAGTTTTAGCGGTTGTAACAGGTAAAGATTTTCCGTATAAATTCGGTCTTTATATGCAGGACAGATTTATTTTTGCACAAGATCGTGTAAGATTTATAGGCGAGCAAGTTGCCGCCGTAGTTGCCAGAAACCCGAAAGCAGCAAAAAAAGCGGCAAAATTGGTAAAGGTTGATTATACAGAAATCCCCGCTGTAATAGATCAAATGGAAGCCATAAAAGAAGGCTCCGATTTACTGCATGAAGACCTTGAAAATTACGACCATGTCCCTTGGTTTTTTCCGAAACCGAAAACAAATATTGCCCACTGGCGAAAAATTCGTAAAGGCGAAACACAAAAAGGTTTTGATGAAGCTGATTATATCTTGGAAGACACCTATGACGTTCCCCGATATGCACATTGTGCGATTGAATACCATGCTGCAACCGGTTTATATGACAAATCAGGACGGCTGACAATTTGGGCATCATCACAATCTCCTCATACTCAAAGGCATCTGTTTGCAGAAGCACTTAAGCCGCTTGGTTTTACTCATAAAGATGTTCGCGTTATAGCTCCTCACGTGGGCGGTGGTTTCGGTTCAAAAGCCGGAGTAACAATGGAAATTCTTGCAGCAGCAATTGCAACAAAAGTACAAGGTCATCCTGTCAGAATTATGTGGTCACGAGAGCAAGAATTTTATAACACATACCAACGTCTCGGCGTAAAAACTTTCTTAAAAATAGGTGTTAAAAAGAACGGAAGAATAACAGCATTAGACCATAAAATTTATTGGGATGCAGGTGCTTATGTTGAATACGGAGCAAATGTCGTTAATGCCGTCGGTCTTTCGGCAATCGGACCTTACAATATTCAAAATGCTTCAATCGATTCTGTTTGCGTTTACACAAACCTGCCTCCGGGCGGTGCATACAGAGGTTTCGGTTATTCCGAATTTCTTTTCGGCTTGGAATCACACATGACAAGAATTGCCAAACATCTCGGGATTGATACGATTGAAATTCGCAGAGTAAACGCCATACGTGAAGGCGATAAAACCGCATACGGTGCAAACATGAACCCCAACGGTTTGTTAAAAGCCATTGATGCCGTTGAGAAAGAAATCGAATGGCATAAAGAATATAAATCATCCGATCCGAATAAAGTTATCGGTAAAGGTTTTTCTCTGTTGTGGAAAGCTCCGGCAATGCCGCCTAATGCATCATCATCTTGCTTTTTGAAGTTTAACGAAGATGCAAGTATAAACCTTCTCGTTTCCGGAATGGATATAGGCCAAGGTTATTTAACCGTTATGGCACAAATTGCCGCTGAAGTTCTCGGAGTTCCGCCTTCAAAAATCAGAACTGAAAACCCTGATACAGACCGTAATCCGTATGAATGGCAAACAGTGGCTTCTCACATTACTTGGGGAAGCGGAAATGCAGTAAAAAAAGCGGCCTTAAACGCTCGCGAACAAATTTTTGATTTGGTTGTCAGAACAAAACATCTGCCCAAAGATTCTCTTTATCTTGAAGATGAAAAAGTTAAGTGTACACAAAACCCTAACTTTGAACTTCCGTTAAGAGAATTTGTTATTGCCGGTATTCAAATGAGCGACGGAACTTTTAAAGGCGGGCCTATTCTCGGAAAAGGAACTTTCTTACCGGAATTTTCCACCGCAAAATCTAATCCCGAAACCGGACAAGGCGGACATCCTAATGTGCACTACACAACCGGTGCAGCGGCAATGCTCCTTGAAATTGATAAGCAAACCGGCAAAATGAAAGTATTAAAAGCCGTTGAGGCAATTGATGCAGGAAAAGCATTAAACCCTGACTTGGTTAAAGGACAAATTATAGGCGGGCTTGTACAGGGCTTAGCAACAGTACTTTATGAGGACATGAGGTATGGTGATAAAGGAAAATTGTTAAATCCTAATTTTACCGATTACAAAATTCCGACGGCAAAAGATATTCCCGAAAAAATAGTTCCTATAATAATTGAAGTTCCGCAACCCGACGGGCCTTTCGGAGCAAGAGGTGTGGGCGAACACACCATGCTTCCGGCAGCACCTATGGTTGCAAATGCTGTTGCAGATGCACTGGACGTCAGAATAAAATCAATGCCGGTTACGGCGGAGAAAATTGTTTTGGCTTATTTGGAGAAGAAAAATAACAGAATGTTGAAATAG
- a CDS encoding START domain-containing protein, whose amino-acid sequence MLSFNLRTNGDWKLVKNKDGIKAYTRKVENSDIKQVKVTANVKSNLTALVAIVRDVSSHTRWIYRCETAINLKTVSETEHYYYNESEASWSVSNRDIITHAVIRQDAKTKIVTISSTGMPNFIRNIDGIVRIQKLNAQWKFTPEPNGTVDIAFTLLIDLGGDLPAWIVNMAIAGGPFETVRNMKTEVQKAKYQNTKYGFIKELN is encoded by the coding sequence TTGCTGAGTTTTAATTTAAGAACAAACGGTGACTGGAAACTTGTAAAAAATAAAGACGGAATAAAAGCATATACAAGAAAAGTTGAAAATTCCGATATAAAACAAGTAAAAGTAACAGCAAATGTTAAAAGCAATTTAACGGCATTAGTTGCAATTGTCAGAGACGTAAGTTCTCATACAAGATGGATATATAGATGTGAAACAGCAATAAATTTAAAGACGGTCAGCGAAACAGAACACTATTATTACAACGAATCAGAAGCATCTTGGTCTGTAAGTAATCGAGATATTATAACACATGCTGTTATTAGGCAAGATGCAAAAACGAAAATTGTTACTATTAGTTCAACAGGTATGCCGAATTTTATCAGAAATATTGACGGAATTGTTCGAATACAAAAACTAAATGCCCAATGGAAATTTACTCCGGAACCAAACGGGACTGTTGATATTGCATTTACACTTCTTATTGACCTCGGAGGAGACCTGCCTGCATGGATTGTTAATATGGCAATTGCCGGCGGACCTTTTGAAACCGTAAGAAATATGAAAACTGAAGTTCAAAAAGCAAAGTACCAAAATACAAAGTATGGTTTTATAAAAGAATTGAATTAG
- a CDS encoding PaaI family thioesterase, whose protein sequence is MNQTVEYFRNQIGKVIEHTPSAVGMWLKPVLREVREGSLTAEIVVREEMTNPMKMLHGGIIALISDETIGAAIATLELSDFFPSVNLHTDFLYGAKLGETITAKAEIIRRGKNIINTECRIYNSDNKLIAKSTSNSIKSNGK, encoded by the coding sequence ATGAACCAAACAGTAGAATATTTTAGAAACCAAATAGGAAAAGTTATTGAACACACACCATCAGCAGTCGGTATGTGGTTAAAGCCTGTATTAAGAGAAGTTCGTGAAGGCAGCCTTACAGCTGAAATAGTTGTGAGAGAGGAAATGACAAATCCTATGAAGATGTTGCACGGCGGAATTATTGCATTAATTTCAGATGAAACAATCGGTGCTGCTATTGCAACATTAGAGTTGTCTGATTTCTTTCCGAGTGTAAATTTACATACTGATTTTCTTTACGGTGCAAAATTAGGCGAAACAATTACGGCAAAAGCTGAGATTATAAGAAGAGGAAAAAATATTATAAACACAGAGTGCCGTATATATAATTCAGATAATAAACTGATTGCAAAATCAACTTCAAACAGTATTAAATCTAACGGAAAATAA